The following is a genomic window from Pseudodesulfovibrio hydrargyri.
TGGGGCATGAACACCTCCTACGGCTCGGGCGCGGCCTTCCGCGCGGCCATGGAATCCGGCAAGACCGCGGCCGAGGCCGAGGCGGCCGAAGTGGCCATGATGCAGTTCATCTACCGCGAGCCGTGCAAGGCCCAGGCCGAGATCATGGACGGCCACAACCTGGGCGGCCACGGCGGCCACTCCTCCTTTGACGTGCGCAAGTACATGGCGCTGTACAAGGAACGCATGAAGCCCGTGGTTCTCGCCGCCCTCAAGGCGGGCGTGCACCCGGCCAACATCGTCACCGTGCCCGCGTACTGCGTCGGCGACGTGGGCCACCACATCGCCCAGTCCGCGTTCAACATGTTCAACGACGAGATGGTCTTCGGCATCTACGAGTCGGTCATGGACGTGTTCAAGGCCACCCTGCAGGCCGGCCTGGACCAGAACGCCTACCAGAACCCCTACGACGTCCTGTCGGTGGCCACCGGCGCGCCCGCTTGCGCCACGGCGTACGTGTTGTGGAAGGACAGCTTCACCGTGCCCATGGTCGTGGATCTCTTGTCCAAGCGGTTCAGCAACTACGCGGCCATGAACCCCAAGCGGGGCGAGGCCGACGAGCTGCACAACGCGGACTTCATCGACATCCTGACGCGCGGCGAGCGCATCCTGGACGTCAAGCCCATCGGTTCGGGCGCGACGATCAAGAACATCAAGATCGACTTGAGCCCCATCGACAAGCATCCCGTCGTCTCCAACCCGCAGCGGTACACCTACCCGGCCTGCGCCATCACCCAGCGGTTCGCCGCGTTGATGAGCCTGTCGGACTTCCCGTGCTACCTCACGCCCGAGTGTACCACCGCCACGCTGATGACCAACTGCATCGCCCTGAATCCCGGCGTGCCCGGATCCCCGGTGCGCGGCTGCAAGGATTGCGCGGCCACCAAGCTGATCAAGCGCAACGTGCCGTACGTGACCGGCGAACTGGCCGGCGGCAAGGGCTACTGCAACTGGGACAGCGCTGTCTAAGGCGAGCAATGTGGACCGGCGTCTCCCGTGTTGCGGACGGGCGGCGCCGTTGCAGCCAACTCATCTTAGCGGAGGTATGAGATGACATTGATCAAACGCGCCCTCGCGGAGCTGGTCGGCACCTTCGTGCTGGTCTTCCTCGGCACGGGTTCGGTAATAACCACGGTCTTCCTGTTCCAGGGCAAGGCCGGAATCGAAGGGAACGCATTCAACGTGGGCATCGAGATGGGGGCCTGGGTGGCCATCGCCATGGCCTTCGGTCTGGCGGTCATCGCCATGATCTACTGCTTCGGGCACATCTCCGGCACCCACATCAACCCCTCGGTGAGCATCGCCCTGTGGGCCACCAAGCGGTTTCCGACACAGGACATGATCGCCTACGTCATCGCCCAGTGCGCCGGGGCGTCCCTCGGCTCGCTGGCGGTCGTCGCGGTCTGGGGAGCCCGGGCCATCCCCACCGGCCTGGGGGCCACGGGCATGTTCGACGGGGTCGGCTACGGCCAGGCCATGCTCTGCGAAGGCATCGGGACGTTCATCCTGATGCTGACCATCATGGGCTCGGCCGTGGACGCCCGCTGCCGGGGCGGCTTCGCCGGCCTGGCCATCGGCCTGGTGGTGGTCGCGGACATCATCGTCTTCGGCAACGTCACCGGCGCGTCCATGAACCCGGCCCGGACCTTCGGCCCGTACCTGGTGAACGTCCTGACCGGCGGCCCGAACATGTGGAGCCAATACCCCATCTACCTGATCGGCCCGGTCGGCGGAGCGGTCCTCGCCGCCTTCGTCTACGACTTCATCGGCGACCCCAGAAACGCCGAAGGGTCCTGCACCGAGTAAAAAGACAACCACAAAAATCCGCCGCACGGGCTGCCCGAGCCGGGGCCCGTGCGGCGGCC
Proteins encoded in this region:
- a CDS encoding DUF2193 domain-containing protein; its protein translation is MALYKKMIDEAVGATLAVYGVIKEKRGGEFKLTDCKPYVDAVNKMTAGEGQSQEVIDLHVQSVNAHYDILCGLTDTIRPEDDPFVEHYQTPPILEILCEEDAAFKKSLDTFIEAIGANQALVGLEAVRRYGGMYGLTCVVDFAFSCGSVSNLVNRILGPLDIPSDHKKTILSAKSWGMNTSYGSGAAFRAAMESGKTAAEAEAAEVAMMQFIYREPCKAQAEIMDGHNLGGHGGHSSFDVRKYMALYKERMKPVVLAALKAGVHPANIVTVPAYCVGDVGHHIAQSAFNMFNDEMVFGIYESVMDVFKATLQAGLDQNAYQNPYDVLSVATGAPACATAYVLWKDSFTVPMVVDLLSKRFSNYAAMNPKRGEADELHNADFIDILTRGERILDVKPIGSGATIKNIKIDLSPIDKHPVVSNPQRYTYPACAITQRFAALMSLSDFPCYLTPECTTATLMTNCIALNPGVPGSPVRGCKDCAATKLIKRNVPYVTGELAGGKGYCNWDSAV
- a CDS encoding MIP/aquaporin family protein, coding for MTLIKRALAELVGTFVLVFLGTGSVITTVFLFQGKAGIEGNAFNVGIEMGAWVAIAMAFGLAVIAMIYCFGHISGTHINPSVSIALWATKRFPTQDMIAYVIAQCAGASLGSLAVVAVWGARAIPTGLGATGMFDGVGYGQAMLCEGIGTFILMLTIMGSAVDARCRGGFAGLAIGLVVVADIIVFGNVTGASMNPARTFGPYLVNVLTGGPNMWSQYPIYLIGPVGGAVLAAFVYDFIGDPRNAEGSCTE